Proteins encoded together in one Monomorium pharaonis isolate MP-MQ-018 chromosome 8, ASM1337386v2, whole genome shotgun sequence window:
- the LOC105839967 gene encoding roquin-2 isoform X1 translates to MPIQAPQWTEFLSCPICCHDFDVAVRGPISLGCGHTICRACLATLHRKQCPFDQSIINTDIENLPVNEALLQLLGNSIPIVASSASASNQQQNYQKLLPADQHANYLRAKSCIEELALYLKPCQITNTAGIGSGGGGLVSRPMQRKLVTLLGCQLVEPEGRARALRAARSLGERTVTELILQHQNPQQLSANLWAAVRARGCQFLGPAMQEEVLRLVLLALEDGSALSRKVLVMFVVQRLESQFPQASKTSIGHVVQLLYRASCFKVSKREGDSSLMQLKEEFRSYDALRREHDAQIVQIATEAGLRIAPDQWSALLYGDTTHKSQMQSIIDKLQTPQSFSQSVQELVIALQRTPDPGQLSSLRSHLELLAAIDPSPETEPPSLAECRAALEAVRIVVTALVDFVRQHGSGSTCGSNRKSVAQDSGGSGLGGGLCPGSMTGKYKVSMCRDLALRGTCPRSNNCTFAHSDTELDKYRSKNRKLSVRANSNQTELKGEKNNKVFNKQNGDLTTYHSAKVHERDTVMQHSTSVPINLENNLIDSLTSTYMLPLTSPQNLPHVNLCSVKGGTMIDSGGSSGVHYSGHYIMPAGSVSTIDYGPSLTTATNLGIWDTPQIVPANQVTTNDKKRTAVAKTMLAMLLQRKMEILNQLEMIVGKQQQQQQQQLISPQIKTNYDLQQDGDLLTTPNNYSIWTSANNFRCSSGINPSPPPSASHLIDDDGPFMFPLDVSPATLPPVSKQASISRLPKTLIRSPYNGASLQHLYNEGVDPTSIPALSTAFRTPNSVTSWYYGSQPYAAVGVNGIQSVTPTSPSGGVSDNSFTGDNYVAFGRNITPESQFSRSEYTSKDLILESQKVKQQLKHLEKKINDLKLATQGATTFVTAGELAQELRMIEAGIREREKDVQNWSNPYSSSTGTATIPWIQQSSNDWLSNQEYNTDYKTEEEDTYEVGIANDMRELELRWEFELREQEKHWSSGGEKDTVTSDASKNK, encoded by the exons ATGCCGATACAGGCACCACAGTGGACTGAATTTCTGTCATGTCCAATCTGCTGTCATGACTTTGATGTGGCTGTGCGAGGTCCTATATCGCTTGGCTGTGGCCACACTATATGCCGCGCTTGCTTGGCAACTCTACATCGCAAGCAGTGTCCCTTTGATCAG AGCATTATCAATACAGACATTGAGAATTTGCCTGTAAATGAGGCATTGTTACAATTATTGGGTAATTCCATTCCCATTGTTGCTTCATCGGCATCTGCATCGAATCAACAGCAGAATTACCAGAAGCTTCTGCCAGCCGACCAACATGCTAACTATCTGAGAGCCAAGAGCTGTATTGAGGAGCTTGCTCTTTATCTCAAGCCATGTCAGATTACTAATACTGCAG GTATTGGAAGTGGGGGTGGGGGATTGGTGTCACGGCCTATGCAACGCAAACTGGTGACATTGTTAGGTTGTCAATTAGTAGAACCAGAAGGTAGAGCCCGTGCTCTACGTGCTGCCCGTAGTCTTGGTGAACGCACGGTCACAGAGCTTATACTGCAGCATCAGAATCCTCAGCAACTCAGCGCTAATCTTTGGGCGGCCGTGCGTGCTCGTGGTTGTCAATTTCTTGGACcag cAATGCAAGAGGAAGTTCTGAGGCTTGTATTACTAGCGTTGGAGGATGGCTCTGCTCTGTCGCGTAAGGTATTGGTAATGTTTGTAGTACAACGTTTGGAATCACAATTTCCTCAAGCTAGTAAAACCAGCATTGGACACGTGGTGCAGCTTCTATATCGGGCGAGttgttttaaa GTATCAAAGCGTGAAGGCGATTCATCACTAATGCAACTAAAGGAAGAATTCCGTTCTTACGATGCTTTAAGGCGGGAGCATGATGCACAGATTGTGCAGATAGCCACGGAGGCTGGCTTACGTATTGCGCCTGATCAGTGGTCAGCGTTGCTCTACGGCGATACCACTCACAAGTCTCAAATGCAAAGCATCATTGATAAATTGCAGACACCACAATCATTTTCTCAAAGTGTCCAGGAGCTTGTAATAGCATTACAACGTACCCCCGATCCTGGACAACTGAGCAGTCTTCGGTCTCATTTGGAACTGTTAGCTGCCATCGATCCCAGTCCAG aaacagAACCACCAAGCTTGGCCGAATGTCGGGCTGCTCTGGAAGCCGTGAGAATAGTGGTAACTGCATTAGTGGATTTTGTTCGACAACATGGAAGCGGTAGCACGTGCGGCAGCAATCGGAAATCGGTAGCGCAGGATAGTGGAGGTAGTGGGCTTGGTGGGGGTTTGTGTCCGGGTTCGATGACAGGCAAATACAAAGTCAGCATGTGCAGAGACCTAGCCCTACGTGGTACTTGCCCACGATCCAACAATTGTACCTTTGCTCACAGCGACACTGAGCTTGATAA gTATAGATCAAAGAATCGCAAATTGAGTGTCAGAGCGAATTCAAATCAGACGGAATTAAAgggtgaaaaaaataataaggtTTTTAACAAGCAAAATGGTGATTTAACAACTTATCATTCCGCCAAAGTACATGAGAGAGATA CGGTAATGCAACATTCAACATCTGTTCCAatcaatttagaaaataatttgattgattCGTTGACATCGACCTACATGCTGCCACTTACATCCCCGCAAAATTTACCGCACGTCAATCTGTGCTCTGTAAAGGGAGGAACTATGATAGACAGTGGAGGGTCTTCTGGTGTCCATTACTCTGGACATTACATAATGCCAGCAGGATCCGTTTCCACTATTGATTATGGGCCTTCTTTGACAACTGCAACAAATCTTGGAATATGGGACACTCCACAAATTGTACCGGCAAATCAAGTAACGACGAATGacaaaaaa CGAACAGCCGTGGCAAAAACTATGTTGGCGATGTTGTTGCAACGTAAGATGGAGATTTTAAATCAGTTGGAGATGATTGTCGGgaagcagcagcagcagcagcagcaacaactaATATCACCGCaaataaaaaca aattatgatcttcAGCAGGATGGCGATTTATTGACTACACCTAACAATTATTCGATATGGACCTCTGCGAACAACTTCCGGTGTTCATCCGGAATAAATCCATCTCCACCTCCATCAGCTTCGCACCTAATTGACGATGACGGTCCATTTATGTTTCCATTGGACGTATCTCCCGCAACTTTGCCGCCGGTTAGCAAACAGGCATCCATCTCGAGATTGCCTAAAACTCTGATTAG atctCCCTACAATGGAGCATCTCTGCAGCACCTTTACAATGAAGGAGTTGATCCTACTTCTATTCCAGCACTGTCTACTGCATTTAGAACTCCAAATTCTGTGACCTCCTGGTATTATGGCAGTCAAC CATACGCAGCAGTTGGTGTGAATGGGATACAATCAGTGACGCCAACGAGTCCCAGTGGAGGTGTTAGCGATAATAGTTTCACTGGCGATAATTACGTTGCTTTCGGTCGCAATATTACACCAGAATCACAATTCTCAAGATCGGAGTATACGTCAAAGGA TTTGATTTTGGAATCACAAAAAGTAAAGCAGCAACTCAAACATTTGGAGAAGAAGATCAATGACTTGAAG TTGGCTACGCAAGGAGCTACTACTTTTGTCACAGCAGGCGAGCTAGCGCAAGAATTGCGAATGATTGAAGCAGGTATCagggaaagggagaaagatGTACAAAATTGGAGCAATCCGTATAGTAGTAGTACCGGTACTGCCACCATTCCTTGGATTCAGCAATCCTCTAACGATTGGCTATCAAATCAAGAATATAATACAGATTATAAAACAGAGGAG GAGGATACATATGAGGTTGGGATAGCTAATGATATGCGCGAACTAGAGCTGCGATGGGAATTTGAACTGCGCGAACAGGAGAAGCACTGGTCCAGCGGAGGCGAGAAGGACACCGTCACTTCAGATGCCTCcaagaataaataa
- the LOC105839967 gene encoding roquin-2 isoform X5, whose translation MQRKLVTLLGCQLVEPEGRARALRAARSLGERTVTELILQHQNPQQLSANLWAAVRARGCQFLGPAMQEEVLRLVLLALEDGSALSRKVLVMFVVQRLESQFPQASKTSIGHVVQLLYRASCFKVSKREGDSSLMQLKEEFRSYDALRREHDAQIVQIATEAGLRIAPDQWSALLYGDTTHKSQMQSIIDKLQTPQSFSQSVQELVIALQRTPDPGQLSSLRSHLELLAAIDPSPETEPPSLAECRAALEAVRIVVTALVDFVRQHGSGSTCGSNRKSVAQDSGGSGLGGGLCPGSMTGKYKVSMCRDLALRGTCPRSNNCTFAHSDTELDKYRSKNRKLSVRANSNQTELKGEKNNKVFNKQNGDLTTYHSAKVHERDTVMQHSTSVPINLENNLIDSLTSTYMLPLTSPQNLPHVNLCSVKGGTMIDSGGSSGVHYSGHYIMPAGSVSTIDYGPSLTTATNLGIWDTPQIVPANQVTTNDKKRTAVAKTMLAMLLQRKMEILNQLEMIVGKQQQQQQQQLISPQIKTNYDLQQDGDLLTTPNNYSIWTSANNFRCSSGINPSPPPSASHLIDDDGPFMFPLDVSPATLPPVSKQASISRLPKTLIRSPYNGASLQHLYNEGVDPTSIPALSTAFRTPNSVTSWYYGSQPYAAVGVNGIQSVTPTSPSGGVSDNSFTGDNYVAFGRNITPESQFSRSEYTSKDLILESQKVKQQLKHLEKKINDLKLATQGATTFVTAGELAQELRMIEAGIREREKDVQNWSNPYSSSTGTATIPWIQQSSNDWLSNQEYNTDYKTEEEDTYEVGIANDMRELELRWEFELREQEKHWSSGGEKDTVTSDASKNK comes from the exons ATGCAACGCAAACTGGTGACATTGTTAGGTTGTCAATTAGTAGAACCAGAAGGTAGAGCCCGTGCTCTACGTGCTGCCCGTAGTCTTGGTGAACGCACGGTCACAGAGCTTATACTGCAGCATCAGAATCCTCAGCAACTCAGCGCTAATCTTTGGGCGGCCGTGCGTGCTCGTGGTTGTCAATTTCTTGGACcag cAATGCAAGAGGAAGTTCTGAGGCTTGTATTACTAGCGTTGGAGGATGGCTCTGCTCTGTCGCGTAAGGTATTGGTAATGTTTGTAGTACAACGTTTGGAATCACAATTTCCTCAAGCTAGTAAAACCAGCATTGGACACGTGGTGCAGCTTCTATATCGGGCGAGttgttttaaa GTATCAAAGCGTGAAGGCGATTCATCACTAATGCAACTAAAGGAAGAATTCCGTTCTTACGATGCTTTAAGGCGGGAGCATGATGCACAGATTGTGCAGATAGCCACGGAGGCTGGCTTACGTATTGCGCCTGATCAGTGGTCAGCGTTGCTCTACGGCGATACCACTCACAAGTCTCAAATGCAAAGCATCATTGATAAATTGCAGACACCACAATCATTTTCTCAAAGTGTCCAGGAGCTTGTAATAGCATTACAACGTACCCCCGATCCTGGACAACTGAGCAGTCTTCGGTCTCATTTGGAACTGTTAGCTGCCATCGATCCCAGTCCAG aaacagAACCACCAAGCTTGGCCGAATGTCGGGCTGCTCTGGAAGCCGTGAGAATAGTGGTAACTGCATTAGTGGATTTTGTTCGACAACATGGAAGCGGTAGCACGTGCGGCAGCAATCGGAAATCGGTAGCGCAGGATAGTGGAGGTAGTGGGCTTGGTGGGGGTTTGTGTCCGGGTTCGATGACAGGCAAATACAAAGTCAGCATGTGCAGAGACCTAGCCCTACGTGGTACTTGCCCACGATCCAACAATTGTACCTTTGCTCACAGCGACACTGAGCTTGATAA gTATAGATCAAAGAATCGCAAATTGAGTGTCAGAGCGAATTCAAATCAGACGGAATTAAAgggtgaaaaaaataataaggtTTTTAACAAGCAAAATGGTGATTTAACAACTTATCATTCCGCCAAAGTACATGAGAGAGATA CGGTAATGCAACATTCAACATCTGTTCCAatcaatttagaaaataatttgattgattCGTTGACATCGACCTACATGCTGCCACTTACATCCCCGCAAAATTTACCGCACGTCAATCTGTGCTCTGTAAAGGGAGGAACTATGATAGACAGTGGAGGGTCTTCTGGTGTCCATTACTCTGGACATTACATAATGCCAGCAGGATCCGTTTCCACTATTGATTATGGGCCTTCTTTGACAACTGCAACAAATCTTGGAATATGGGACACTCCACAAATTGTACCGGCAAATCAAGTAACGACGAATGacaaaaaa CGAACAGCCGTGGCAAAAACTATGTTGGCGATGTTGTTGCAACGTAAGATGGAGATTTTAAATCAGTTGGAGATGATTGTCGGgaagcagcagcagcagcagcagcaacaactaATATCACCGCaaataaaaaca aattatgatcttcAGCAGGATGGCGATTTATTGACTACACCTAACAATTATTCGATATGGACCTCTGCGAACAACTTCCGGTGTTCATCCGGAATAAATCCATCTCCACCTCCATCAGCTTCGCACCTAATTGACGATGACGGTCCATTTATGTTTCCATTGGACGTATCTCCCGCAACTTTGCCGCCGGTTAGCAAACAGGCATCCATCTCGAGATTGCCTAAAACTCTGATTAG atctCCCTACAATGGAGCATCTCTGCAGCACCTTTACAATGAAGGAGTTGATCCTACTTCTATTCCAGCACTGTCTACTGCATTTAGAACTCCAAATTCTGTGACCTCCTGGTATTATGGCAGTCAAC CATACGCAGCAGTTGGTGTGAATGGGATACAATCAGTGACGCCAACGAGTCCCAGTGGAGGTGTTAGCGATAATAGTTTCACTGGCGATAATTACGTTGCTTTCGGTCGCAATATTACACCAGAATCACAATTCTCAAGATCGGAGTATACGTCAAAGGA TTTGATTTTGGAATCACAAAAAGTAAAGCAGCAACTCAAACATTTGGAGAAGAAGATCAATGACTTGAAG TTGGCTACGCAAGGAGCTACTACTTTTGTCACAGCAGGCGAGCTAGCGCAAGAATTGCGAATGATTGAAGCAGGTATCagggaaagggagaaagatGTACAAAATTGGAGCAATCCGTATAGTAGTAGTACCGGTACTGCCACCATTCCTTGGATTCAGCAATCCTCTAACGATTGGCTATCAAATCAAGAATATAATACAGATTATAAAACAGAGGAG GAGGATACATATGAGGTTGGGATAGCTAATGATATGCGCGAACTAGAGCTGCGATGGGAATTTGAACTGCGCGAACAGGAGAAGCACTGGTCCAGCGGAGGCGAGAAGGACACCGTCACTTCAGATGCCTCcaagaataaataa